The nucleotide sequence GATATCTTGAGCCTTGTCAGAATGCTCAGGGCAGAGGCTAAGCTTTACAGAGCAAGGGTTGGTAGGGAGATGAGTGTTAAGGCTTTGGCAACATTAACAGCGAACATTCTCAATGGAACAAAGTACTTCCCGTATTTTGGTTGGTTCTTAATTGGAGGCTATGATAAAAAGCCGAGGATTTATTCTGTTGATATGGCTGGAGGAATGACTGGAGACAATTATGTTTCAGCTGGTTCTGGTATGGAGTTCGCCTATGCAGTTTTAGAAAATGAATACAAAGAGGGCATGAACATTAATGAGGGTGTTAAATTAGCGGTTAAGGCTATAAATACTGCTATTAAGAGAGATGTTTTTACAGGAGATGGAATAATGGTTGTTAAACTCACAAATAGAGGATACAAGGAACTTAGCAAAAACGAAGTTGATAAGATTCTTAAAAGTCTTTAGCTTCAGAGGTGAGTGAAGTGATAAAGAGGGAGAGCTTTGTAGATGACATATTGAAGGAAATGAGAGAGATTATAAACCAGATAGTCCCAAGAGAAGCAAAGATAACAGATATTGAATTTGAAGGTCCTGAGCTCGTTATTTATGTTAAAAACCCGGAGGCAATAATGCAAGACGGAGATTTAATTAAGAACCTTGCTAAGGTTCTTAAAAAGAGAATTAGTGTTAGACCTGACCCCGATGTTCTTCTTCCACCTGAGAGAGCTGAAAAATTGATAAAGGAGATTGTTCCAGCTGAAGCTGAAATCACGAACATAAGTTTTGATCCCTCTGTTGGTGAGGTTATTATCGAAGCTAAAAAGCCAGGACTGGTTATTGGAAAGAACGGCGAGACATTAAGAAAGATAACTCAAAAAGTTCACTGGGCGCCGAGAGTTGTTAGAACTCCACCTCTACAGTCCCAGACAATCTATTCAATCAGACAGATACTCCAAACGGAGAGCAGAGATAGAAGAAAGTTTCTCAGAAACGTTGGAAGAAACATCTACAGAAAACCAGAGCTTAAGAGTGAGT is from Thermococcus paralvinellae and encodes:
- the psmB gene encoding archaeal proteasome endopeptidase complex subunit beta; its protein translation is MLHLSKFKGTTTVGIVCKGGVVLAADMRAALGNMIMAKNVTKIFQIDEHLALAGAGNVGDILSLVRMLRAEAKLYRARVGREMSVKALATLTANILNGTKYFPYFGWFLIGGYDKKPRIYSVDMAGGMTGDNYVSAGSGMEFAYAVLENEYKEGMNINEGVKLAVKAINTAIKRDVFTGDGIMVVKLTNRGYKELSKNEVDKILKSL